A section of the Microbulbifer pacificus genome encodes:
- a CDS encoding pyridoxal phosphate-dependent aminotransferase, translating into MSRLDFDFYESEDPVWNPALLTIPVPGIRKMVNLAATMDDVIHLSIGQPDTPTPQHVVQAAVDALNAGQTGYTMDAGLPELLDALADYYGERSGRTLTPENILITTGATEAIYLALTAVSAPGREFIVPDPSFMLYAPLIRMNGGIVKSIPTRAENHHQLDPQEVIDAIDSNTHAIILNSPSNPTGTVYPRETVETIVQEAAYRGIYVISDEVYDHLIYDERGYHNYASVLSCCSDLDHVMVISSFSKTFSMAGMRIGWLIASQGAIRKLRRYHMFTTTVANTPCQWAGVAALRGDRGFIADVVETYRKRRNRLVELVDQTPFLEGYVPDGAFYMFPALPEGVNGNNVALRMLRETGVCTIAGDTFGESSRNALRFSYATSIENIERAFARITPWMAKQDFA; encoded by the coding sequence ATGAGCCGGCTGGATTTCGATTTTTACGAGTCGGAAGACCCGGTGTGGAACCCCGCGCTGCTCACGATTCCGGTGCCCGGCATTCGCAAGATGGTGAATCTCGCGGCCACCATGGACGATGTGATTCATCTGTCCATCGGCCAGCCGGATACGCCCACACCGCAGCATGTGGTACAGGCGGCGGTGGATGCGCTGAACGCGGGGCAGACCGGCTACACCATGGACGCTGGGCTGCCGGAATTGCTGGATGCGCTGGCGGATTATTACGGTGAGCGTTCCGGCCGTACATTAACTCCGGAAAACATCCTGATCACCACCGGCGCTACCGAGGCCATTTATCTCGCACTGACGGCGGTCTCTGCACCGGGGCGGGAATTTATTGTGCCCGATCCTTCCTTCATGCTCTATGCACCGCTGATCCGCATGAATGGCGGTATCGTGAAGTCGATTCCGACCCGTGCGGAAAACCATCACCAGCTGGACCCGCAGGAAGTCATCGATGCGATCGACAGTAACACCCACGCGATCATCCTGAATTCCCCCAGCAATCCCACGGGCACGGTATATCCGCGGGAAACCGTGGAAACCATTGTGCAGGAAGCCGCGTATCGCGGGATTTATGTGATCAGCGACGAGGTCTACGATCACCTCATTTACGATGAGCGCGGCTATCACAATTACGCCAGTGTGTTGTCTTGTTGCTCTGACCTGGACCATGTGATGGTGATCAGCAGTTTCTCCAAAACCTTCAGCATGGCGGGTATGCGTATCGGCTGGCTGATCGCGAGCCAGGGCGCCATCCGCAAATTGCGCCGCTACCACATGTTCACCACCACCGTGGCCAACACTCCCTGTCAGTGGGCCGGTGTCGCCGCGCTCAGGGGAGACCGCGGTTTTATCGCCGACGTGGTGGAAACCTACCGGAAACGACGCAATCGCCTGGTGGAGCTGGTGGACCAGACGCCATTTCTGGAAGGTTATGTGCCCGACGGTGCCTTTTACATGTTCCCGGCATTGCCGGAGGGGGTGAATGGCAACAATGTTGCCCTGAGAATGTTGCGGGAGACCGGAGTGTGCACCATTGCCGGTGATACCTTTGGCGAAAGCAGCCGCAATGCGTTGCGTTTCAGCTATGCGACATCGATCGAAAATATCGAGCGCGCGTTTGCACGGATAACTCCGTGGATGGCGAAGCAGGATTTTGCCTGA
- a CDS encoding AraC family transcriptional regulator encodes MSSLIRATNLWGYDELVRIRGGDPLPLLARHRIAPAEQRDDQSFLIFKDMVALLEDTAAALHYPEFGLELAEYQGLDILGPISVIARSSATVGTAVENIARYLHLHCPALALNPMLDQIDHQRAIKFDYSINDDELGPCVQAYELGLANAMQVMKLLCGEHFTPLGIFFMHRRVGNEHVYREVFRCPVHFDQSWYGFCLPESVNSLPLASVDHQTRQLAEHYLNAQKAPNANSITEDVIRLIRGLLPTGQCSNDAVASSLSMHKRTLQRKLAKENITFERLLSRERQKLARDYLMEPNLKLSQIAGLLGYSEQSALNRACRDWFGDTPRVLRAQLSKTK; translated from the coding sequence ATGAGCAGCCTGATCCGGGCGACAAACCTGTGGGGATACGATGAGCTCGTCAGAATCCGTGGCGGCGACCCACTGCCTTTGCTGGCCAGACACCGTATAGCGCCGGCGGAACAGCGGGATGACCAATCCTTCCTGATCTTCAAGGATATGGTCGCACTACTTGAGGATACCGCCGCAGCGTTGCACTACCCGGAATTCGGTCTGGAGCTCGCGGAATACCAGGGCCTGGATATCCTCGGTCCCATTTCCGTGATCGCGCGCAGTTCTGCCACGGTGGGCACGGCGGTTGAAAACATCGCCCGCTACCTCCACCTGCACTGCCCGGCCCTCGCACTGAACCCGATGCTTGACCAGATCGACCATCAGCGGGCCATCAAATTTGACTACAGTATTAATGACGATGAGCTGGGACCCTGCGTGCAGGCCTATGAGCTGGGCCTGGCCAATGCCATGCAGGTGATGAAATTGCTGTGCGGTGAACACTTCACGCCACTGGGAATTTTTTTCATGCACCGGCGCGTGGGGAACGAACACGTTTACCGGGAAGTCTTCAGGTGCCCGGTGCACTTCGACCAGAGCTGGTATGGCTTCTGTCTGCCGGAATCCGTTAATTCCCTTCCTCTCGCCAGCGTGGACCACCAGACCCGACAGCTGGCCGAGCACTACCTGAATGCACAAAAGGCGCCCAACGCGAATTCTATTACCGAAGATGTCATTCGCCTGATCAGAGGCCTGCTACCCACCGGCCAGTGCAGTAACGATGCGGTCGCCTCGTCCCTGTCGATGCACAAGCGCACCCTGCAGCGAAAACTCGCCAAAGAAAATATTACTTTTGAGCGGCTGCTTAGCAGGGAGAGGCAGAAACTGGCCCGGGATTATTTAATGGAACCGAACCTGAAACTCAGCCAGATCGCCGGGCTGCTCGGTTATTCGGAACAATCCGCACTGAATAGGGCCTGTCGCGACTGGTTTGGAGATACGCCGCGGGTGCTGCGCGCACAGCTGTCGAAGACGAAATAG
- a CDS encoding flavin-containing monooxygenase, producing MTAIHNEIIIIGAGLSGIGTACHIAAEYPDKSIAILERREKMGGTWDLFRYPGIRSDSDMASFGFNFKPWYSDKVLAKGKEIREYVAETAREFGLQEKVRYGLKIVSADWSDSKQLWTVTALHEASGEPRTFTCNFLVNCAGYYNFDQGYRPHFQGEESFKGEIVHPQHWPENFDYTGKKVVVIGSGATAITVVPSMAEKAAKVTMLQRSPSYIMAVPDTDKVSMVLNKFLPKRWVFKLTRRRNVLLQRGLYLACQRWPNAMRKLLLSHVRKRVGPDFDMRHFSPNYKPWEQRLCAAPDGDFFDVLRSGKADIATDHIDHFCEDGIVLKSGGKLEADVIVTATGLDVQLMGDLQIKLNGEAVDLPGKMTYKGILIQDIPNYLWIFGYTNAPWTLKSDIGGRYLCRLLAHMQNGGFSSARPVDGDNSASGNGMLDGFAPGYMTRAKDRMPRQGRDGPWKVTMHYGKDKKMLTQDPVDDGVLQFEPAATAIGAQELKFNAVA from the coding sequence GTGACAGCGATACACAATGAGATCATTATCATCGGCGCCGGGCTCTCCGGCATAGGTACGGCCTGCCATATCGCGGCAGAGTACCCAGACAAAAGCATTGCCATTCTCGAACGCCGGGAAAAAATGGGCGGAACCTGGGACCTGTTCCGTTACCCCGGTATTCGCTCGGACTCGGATATGGCGAGTTTCGGGTTCAATTTCAAACCCTGGTATTCCGACAAGGTGCTGGCCAAGGGCAAGGAAATTCGCGAGTACGTTGCCGAGACGGCGCGGGAGTTCGGACTGCAGGAAAAGGTGCGCTATGGCCTGAAAATTGTCAGCGCGGACTGGTCCGATTCCAAGCAGCTCTGGACCGTGACAGCACTGCACGAGGCCTCCGGCGAACCCCGGACCTTTACCTGCAATTTCCTGGTGAACTGCGCGGGTTATTACAACTTCGACCAGGGCTATCGCCCGCATTTCCAGGGCGAGGAATCCTTCAAGGGCGAGATCGTGCACCCGCAACACTGGCCGGAAAATTTCGATTACACCGGCAAGAAAGTGGTGGTGATCGGCAGTGGTGCTACCGCCATCACCGTGGTGCCGTCCATGGCGGAGAAGGCGGCCAAGGTCACCATGCTGCAGCGCTCTCCCAGCTACATCATGGCGGTACCGGACACGGATAAGGTGTCCATGGTCCTGAATAAATTCCTGCCCAAGCGCTGGGTATTCAAACTGACGCGGCGGCGCAACGTGCTGCTGCAGCGCGGCCTGTATCTGGCGTGCCAACGCTGGCCCAACGCCATGCGTAAACTGCTGCTGTCCCATGTGCGCAAGCGGGTAGGGCCGGATTTCGATATGCGCCATTTCTCCCCGAATTACAAACCGTGGGAGCAGCGGCTGTGTGCAGCGCCGGACGGGGATTTCTTTGATGTGCTTCGCTCCGGCAAGGCCGATATTGCCACCGATCATATCGACCACTTCTGTGAAGACGGCATAGTACTGAAATCCGGCGGGAAGCTGGAGGCGGATGTGATCGTGACGGCGACGGGTCTGGATGTGCAGCTGATGGGCGATCTGCAAATCAAACTGAACGGTGAAGCGGTCGATCTACCGGGAAAAATGACCTACAAAGGCATTCTGATCCAGGATATCCCCAATTACCTGTGGATTTTTGGTTACACCAACGCGCCCTGGACCCTGAAAAGCGATATCGGTGGCCGCTACCTCTGCCGTCTGCTGGCGCATATGCAGAACGGGGGGTTCTCTTCGGCGCGACCGGTGGATGGCGATAACAGTGCGAGCGGAAACGGTATGCTGGACGGCTTCGCGCCGGGTTACATGACCCGTGCCAAAGACCGCATGCCACGTCAGGGACGGGATGGCCCGTGGAAAGTGACCATGCACTACGGCAAGGACAAAAAAATGCTGACCCAGGACCCGGTGGACGATGGCGTGCTGCAGTTTGAACCTGCTGCCACGGCTATCGGCGCACAGGAACTGAAATTCAATGCCGTTGCATAA
- a CDS encoding alpha/beta hydrolase, producing the protein MSTGDNRKPPVLLIHGMWGTSVAMTEVKAAFEQQGYEVEALTLPFHQAKPTYDRAAKARLARTSLQDYVDFITARMRSCEVAPIVVGHSMGGLLAQLVAERAPCEKLVLLSSAAPGGINGWSWSMIRTLGRNLLLFPLWRRVTQLRLGNVRYGIANSQSSATQQQILQLSTYESGMATFQIGIGGLFPDGFSRVNADAVRCPVLVIGGSEDRITPFRIQQRIASMYGRRAQLVEIPGACHWTVGGSNFPKIRSVVFDWLEGRGA; encoded by the coding sequence GTGAGCACGGGAGACAATCGCAAACCGCCGGTGTTGCTGATCCACGGCATGTGGGGTACCTCGGTCGCAATGACGGAAGTCAAGGCGGCCTTCGAGCAACAGGGTTATGAAGTGGAAGCGCTGACGCTGCCTTTCCACCAGGCCAAGCCGACATACGACAGGGCGGCCAAGGCCCGGCTGGCTCGCACCAGCCTGCAGGACTACGTGGACTTCATCACTGCCCGCATGCGGTCCTGTGAAGTCGCGCCAATTGTGGTGGGGCACTCCATGGGGGGGCTGCTGGCACAACTGGTGGCAGAGCGGGCGCCCTGTGAAAAACTGGTGCTGCTGTCATCGGCGGCACCCGGTGGAATCAATGGCTGGAGCTGGTCCATGATCCGCACCCTGGGGCGCAACCTGTTGTTATTCCCGTTGTGGCGGCGAGTCACGCAATTGCGTCTGGGTAATGTCCGCTACGGCATTGCCAATTCACAGAGTTCCGCCACCCAGCAGCAGATCTTGCAACTGTCCACTTACGAGTCGGGGATGGCGACATTCCAGATTGGTATCGGTGGCCTGTTCCCCGATGGCTTTTCCCGGGTCAATGCCGATGCCGTGCGCTGCCCGGTGCTGGTGATTGGCGGCAGCGAAGATCGTATTACGCCGTTTAGAATCCAGCAGCGTATTGCCAGCATGTATGGCCGCAGGGCACAGCTGGTGGAAATACCGGGTGCCTGCCACTGGACGGTGGGAGGATCGAATTTCCCGAAAATTCGCTCGGTGGTCTTCGACTGGCTGGAAGGCCGCGGGGCGTAG
- a CDS encoding YciI family protein, with protein MKNFMAIYIGTPDSMEKWKHLSEDEKQQRMQEGMLAWHGWMDKHSDILVEAGGPLGKTKRIDPTGISDIRNNMTGYTIIRAESHEAAAKLFEGHPHFSIFPGDSVELMECMPIPTM; from the coding sequence ATGAAAAATTTTATGGCGATTTATATCGGCACTCCAGACAGCATGGAGAAATGGAAACATCTGTCTGAGGACGAGAAACAACAACGCATGCAGGAAGGCATGCTCGCCTGGCATGGCTGGATGGACAAGCACAGCGACATACTTGTCGAAGCCGGCGGTCCGTTGGGCAAGACCAAACGTATTGACCCCACCGGTATTAGTGACATCCGCAATAACATGACCGGGTACACGATCATCAGGGCGGAGTCTCACGAAGCCGCGGCAAAGCTGTTTGAGGGGCATCCGCACTTCAGTATTTTTCCGGGCGACAGCGTGGAACTGATGGAGTGCATGCCAATCCCCACCATGTAA
- a CDS encoding YciI family protein: MKYLALVYYDEKIMERLSQHEWDALNQECMECVARLSANGHFITGSPLLPTSSATTVRVRDNRVAITDGPFAETKEQLAGFYMLEARDLNEAITLAGKIPPARYGSVEIRPARELLAEGNQAGGNAG; encoded by the coding sequence ATGAAATACCTTGCACTGGTCTACTACGACGAGAAGATCATGGAGCGCCTTTCACAACATGAATGGGATGCGCTGAATCAGGAATGTATGGAGTGTGTTGCACGCCTCAGCGCCAACGGCCACTTCATCACCGGCAGTCCGCTGCTGCCAACCAGTTCGGCGACAACCGTGCGGGTACGCGACAACCGCGTCGCCATCACCGATGGCCCGTTTGCGGAAACCAAGGAACAGCTCGCCGGTTTCTACATGCTCGAAGCGAGGGATCTCAATGAGGCCATCACGCTGGCCGGTAAAATCCCACCCGCCCGCTATGGCTCGGTGGAAATCCGCCCGGCGCGCGAGCTGCTGGCGGAAGGCAATCAGGCCGGCGGCAATGCGGGCTGA
- a CDS encoding YciI family protein: MKFMIMRKADTDTEAEVMPTQDQLAAMGHYNAQMVNDGVFVDGMGLKPSRYGARINFRDGVPVITDGPFTETNELLAGFTLFEADSKAAAIERVKQWPTSDGDGNVSLELRQLFSMEDFAEGDGLEVHRKLDARLERQPASLCAHLNFNGQCTEAMNFYADALGGDIQMMMTFGESPMAGDIGEEWQDKIIHACIAVGKLKLMACDVPPDRYQKPQGFSVQISFADTERARAAFTRLADGGVIDMPFTSTFWSMGFGMVTDRFGISWMVNTDTPEDQ, translated from the coding sequence ATGAAGTTCATGATTATGCGCAAAGCCGACACCGACACCGAAGCGGAAGTCATGCCCACCCAAGACCAACTGGCGGCCATGGGGCACTACAACGCACAGATGGTAAATGATGGCGTATTTGTCGATGGCATGGGCCTGAAGCCGAGCCGCTACGGCGCGCGCATCAATTTCCGCGACGGCGTGCCGGTGATCACCGATGGTCCATTTACCGAGACCAACGAATTGCTCGCGGGCTTCACCCTGTTCGAGGCCGACTCGAAAGCCGCGGCCATCGAGCGGGTGAAACAATGGCCCACCAGCGATGGCGACGGCAATGTCTCGCTGGAGCTGCGCCAGCTGTTCAGCATGGAAGATTTTGCCGAAGGTGATGGTCTCGAAGTGCACAGGAAGTTGGACGCGCGCCTGGAGCGCCAGCCCGCCAGCCTCTGCGCACACCTGAATTTCAATGGCCAGTGCACCGAGGCCATGAATTTCTATGCCGACGCACTGGGAGGGGACATACAGATGATGATGACCTTCGGTGAATCCCCGATGGCGGGCGATATTGGCGAGGAGTGGCAGGACAAAATCATCCACGCGTGCATCGCCGTCGGCAAACTGAAACTGATGGCCTGCGACGTGCCACCGGATCGCTACCAGAAACCACAGGGTTTCAGTGTACAGATCAGTTTCGCGGATACGGAGCGCGCCCGCGCCGCGTTCACCAGACTCGCCGATGGCGGCGTCATCGATATGCCATTCACTTCAACCTTCTGGTCGATGGGCTTCGGCATGGTGACGGACCGCTTCGGCATTTCCTGGATGGTCAATACCGACACTCCCGAGGATCAGTAA
- a CDS encoding RNA polymerase sigma factor — MTLVSQASLNQLYQTESRRVLATLIRLLGDFDLAEEVMHEAFAAALAQWPAEGLPDNPRAWLVSTGRFKAIDQLRRKARFNVSFEDVAEQLEAELEKEEEEEQGIEDDRLRLIFTCCHPSLAPEAQLALTLREVCGLTTEEIASAFLTTTPTLAQRIVRAKAKIRDARIPYEVPSPEQLPERLQSVLQAIYLIFNEGYSASAGDTLIRHDLASEAIRLARLLCGLLPEPEAEGLLALLLLQDSRRAARVSADGDLILLEQQDRTLWDQPQIREGVERVLRALASRRFGPYTLQAAIAAVHAEAASIEATDWREIVALYDALFERNPSPVVELNRAVAVAMRDGAEQGLQLVDAILAHGALSDYHLAHAARADLCRRLGRIEEARAAYSRALELAQQGPEQRFLARRLAELDNG, encoded by the coding sequence ATGACTCTCGTATCCCAAGCGTCGCTTAACCAGCTCTACCAGACGGAATCGCGCCGGGTGCTCGCGACCCTTATCCGGCTGCTGGGCGATTTTGACCTGGCAGAAGAGGTGATGCATGAAGCCTTCGCCGCCGCGCTCGCCCAATGGCCGGCCGAAGGTTTACCGGATAACCCCCGTGCCTGGCTGGTCTCAACCGGGCGCTTCAAGGCTATCGACCAGCTGCGCCGCAAGGCGCGTTTCAACGTGTCCTTTGAGGATGTTGCCGAGCAGCTGGAAGCAGAACTCGAAAAAGAAGAGGAGGAAGAGCAGGGCATCGAAGACGACCGCCTGCGCCTGATCTTCACTTGCTGTCACCCGAGCCTGGCGCCGGAGGCGCAGCTGGCCCTGACCCTGCGCGAAGTGTGCGGCCTGACCACGGAAGAAATTGCCAGCGCCTTTCTCACCACTACTCCGACCCTGGCCCAGCGCATCGTGCGCGCCAAGGCAAAAATCCGCGATGCGCGTATTCCCTATGAGGTCCCCAGTCCGGAGCAGCTGCCGGAGCGCCTGCAGTCGGTGCTGCAGGCCATCTATCTCATTTTCAATGAAGGCTACTCCGCCTCCGCTGGCGACACTCTGATACGCCACGACCTGGCGAGCGAAGCCATCCGCCTTGCACGCCTGCTATGCGGTTTGTTACCGGAACCGGAAGCGGAGGGTTTGCTGGCACTGTTGCTGTTGCAGGATTCCCGGCGCGCCGCGCGGGTCTCTGCCGATGGCGACCTGATCCTGCTGGAGCAGCAGGACCGCACACTATGGGACCAGCCGCAGATTCGTGAAGGTGTCGAACGGGTACTGCGGGCGCTGGCAAGCCGGCGCTTTGGTCCGTACACCCTGCAGGCTGCCATCGCCGCGGTGCATGCGGAAGCCGCATCCATTGAAGCCACCGACTGGCGGGAAATCGTCGCGCTCTACGATGCCCTGTTCGAACGGAATCCATCGCCTGTCGTCGAACTCAATCGCGCGGTGGCTGTGGCCATGCGCGACGGCGCCGAACAGGGACTGCAGCTTGTCGATGCCATCCTCGCCCACGGCGCACTCAGCGACTATCACCTGGCTCACGCCGCCCGCGCCGACCTGTGCCGACGCCTGGGCCGCATTGAGGAAGCGCGCGCCGCCTATTCGCGCGCCCTGGAACTCGCCCAACAGGGACCGGAACAGCGTTTTCTCGCCCGTCGCCTGGCGGAACTGGATAACGGCTGA
- the phnE gene encoding phosphonate ABC transporter, permease protein PhnE, whose translation MSAKNAGLKPAVITGNLFVLLLLVLISIAAFRYLALDFSGLLEADTLRHMGAYLLEFLPPDYSSDHLIAVGRGALETLAMSVAGTLLAAITGLLLALPAAGNLGKVAKYLARGLLNMLRAIPELVWAALMVLAAGLGPNAGTLALALHTTGVLGRLFAEALENTPPDPAQAIRLAGGSGLGAFCYGTLPLLWPQLTAYTLYRWENNIRMSSVLGFVGAGGLGQMLYIHLSLFQQPQAATVLIAMLLMVFAVDGFSHWLRRR comes from the coding sequence ATGAGCGCTAAAAATGCAGGTCTGAAGCCTGCAGTAATTACCGGTAACCTCTTTGTGTTGCTGCTGTTGGTGCTGATCAGCATCGCCGCCTTCCGCTATCTCGCGCTGGATTTTTCCGGACTGCTGGAAGCCGACACCCTGCGCCATATGGGCGCCTACCTGCTCGAATTCCTGCCGCCGGATTATTCCTCCGACCACCTGATCGCGGTTGGCCGCGGCGCTCTGGAAACCCTTGCCATGTCCGTTGCGGGAACCTTGTTAGCCGCGATTACGGGCCTGCTCCTCGCGCTGCCAGCCGCGGGGAATTTAGGCAAGGTGGCCAAATACCTGGCGCGGGGGTTGCTCAATATGTTGCGCGCCATCCCCGAACTGGTGTGGGCCGCGCTGATGGTACTGGCCGCCGGCCTGGGTCCCAATGCGGGCACCCTCGCGCTCGCGCTGCACACCACGGGTGTACTGGGGAGGCTGTTTGCCGAAGCCCTGGAAAACACCCCACCCGATCCCGCCCAGGCGATCCGGCTTGCGGGCGGCAGCGGCCTCGGTGCCTTCTGCTACGGCACACTGCCGCTGCTGTGGCCACAGCTCACTGCCTACACCCTCTATCGCTGGGAAAATAATATCCGCATGTCATCGGTGCTCGGGTTTGTCGGTGCCGGCGGCCTCGGGCAGATGCTGTATATCCATTTGAGCCTGTTTCAACAGCCCCAGGCGGCGACGGTGTTGATCGCAATGCTGTTGATGGTATTTGCTGTGGACGGTTTCAGTCACTGGCTGCGACGGCGTTAG
- a CDS encoding PhnE/PtxC family ABC transporter permease has protein sequence MRHSSAASTTKLQPIPDRDPATSGRLLLTLLVLLLVWPGLHFSELDLRVLFDSNSTQAMVSLFSGAWPPAHSQEFLQLVATATLETTAIAIAGIALALPLAALTSLIATRALSRSASERDGTPSLLGRCLRWPVRALLILLRSVPEIVWALLFVRGVGLGPTAGVLAIAISYSGMLGKVYSEIFESVDRRPAQALLHAGASRLTTFIYGILPNASQELISYTVYRWECALRASVVMGFVGAGGLGQQLELSLRMFAGSEVITILLVFLLLVLAADTISRWLRERLG, from the coding sequence GTGAGACACAGCAGCGCAGCATCCACGACCAAACTTCAACCGATACCGGATCGTGACCCCGCCACAAGCGGCCGCCTGCTGCTGACACTGCTGGTATTGCTGCTGGTGTGGCCGGGCCTGCATTTCAGCGAATTGGATTTACGCGTGCTGTTCGACAGCAACAGCACCCAGGCCATGGTCTCCCTGTTCAGTGGAGCCTGGCCTCCCGCCCACTCACAAGAATTCCTGCAGCTTGTGGCAACCGCCACGCTGGAAACCACCGCCATTGCCATCGCCGGTATAGCGCTGGCCCTGCCGCTGGCCGCACTCACTTCACTTATTGCCACCCGTGCGCTGTCGCGCTCGGCCAGTGAGCGCGACGGTACCCCATCGTTGCTCGGGCGCTGTTTGCGCTGGCCGGTGCGCGCGCTGCTGATCCTGTTGCGCAGCGTGCCGGAAATCGTATGGGCGCTGCTGTTTGTGCGCGGCGTTGGGCTCGGGCCAACCGCCGGTGTCCTCGCCATCGCCATCAGTTACAGCGGCATGCTCGGTAAGGTCTACAGCGAAATTTTTGAATCCGTCGACCGGCGTCCGGCGCAGGCACTGCTGCACGCCGGCGCCTCGCGCTTGACCACCTTCATCTACGGCATTTTGCCCAACGCATCGCAGGAACTGATTTCCTACACCGTCTACCGCTGGGAGTGCGCCCTGCGCGCCTCCGTGGTGATGGGATTTGTCGGCGCCGGAGGCCTGGGGCAGCAACTGGAACTGTCCCTGCGCATGTTTGCCGGTAGCGAAGTCATTACCATCCTGCTGGTGTTCCTGCTGTTGGTACTGGCAGCGGACACCATCAGCCGGTGGCTGCGGGAGCGTCTGGGATGA
- a CDS encoding phosphonate ABC transporter ATP-binding protein, protein MRYPTAGKIDHNNGLRDIDLRIEHGERVAVIGSSGAGKSTLLRVLATAQQPSAGEIQLLDAAPWAMNTRARRRLRARIGLIQQSPPLPPRQRVVTAVSAGRIGQWPLWKSLLNFVFPLDIPGVARTLEQLDLAEKIFARCDALSGGQLQRAAIARALYQAPELLLADESVSAMDPVLAEHTLALLNDISQQRNTTLIVSLHNLELALRFFPRVIGLRDGQVMFDKAANDLTSEELKQLYANRQLRSTAELPTSARAAFQIPRC, encoded by the coding sequence ATGCGCTATCCAACCGCCGGCAAGATCGATCACAACAATGGCCTCAGGGATATCGACCTCCGCATCGAACACGGCGAGCGGGTCGCGGTGATTGGCTCGTCCGGCGCGGGCAAGTCCACGTTGCTGCGAGTGCTCGCCACTGCGCAACAGCCCAGCGCCGGGGAAATTCAGTTACTCGATGCCGCCCCCTGGGCAATGAATACACGCGCCCGCAGACGGTTGCGCGCGCGTATTGGGCTGATCCAACAGTCACCTCCTCTGCCACCGCGCCAGCGCGTGGTCACCGCCGTCAGTGCCGGTCGCATCGGGCAATGGCCGCTGTGGAAGAGCCTGCTCAATTTCGTCTTTCCGCTGGATATTCCCGGCGTTGCCCGCACCCTGGAACAGCTGGACCTGGCCGAGAAAATCTTCGCGCGCTGTGACGCGCTGTCCGGCGGGCAATTGCAACGGGCCGCCATTGCCCGCGCGCTGTATCAGGCACCGGAACTGTTACTGGCGGATGAATCGGTTTCCGCCATGGACCCGGTACTGGCGGAGCATACCCTAGCGCTGCTGAATGACATTTCGCAGCAGCGCAACACCACGTTGATCGTGAGCCTGCACAACCTGGAACTGGCGCTGCGTTTTTTCCCCCGTGTAATCGGTCTGCGCGACGGCCAGGTGATGTTTGATAAGGCCGCAAACGACCTGACCAGTGAAGAACTCAAGCAGCTATACGCCAATCGCCAGCTGCGCTCGACCGCAGAATTACCGACCAGCGCTCGCGCCGCGTTTCAAATTCCCCGATGCTGA